ACCCTGACCAACACCCGCGACGTGAAAGACTACGTGGAAGCGGCGGAGCGAATCCGCCGTGACGCGATGGGCGCAGTGGCTTCGGTGCGCGCCATCGCGAAAATCGCGGATGAGTTGGAGCGAACGGGATGAACGAAGGTGTCTGGCGGACGTCGTCGTACAGCGGCCAACAGGGCGAGTGTGTCGAAGTGTGCACTGTCTGGCGGACGTCGTCGTACAGCGGCCAGCAAGGTCAGTGCGTCGAGGTGCGCACGCTTTCCGAAGAGGCCGGTGTGCGCGACTCCAAGGACCGCGATGGCGGCTCCCTGCTGATCGCCGGGGCGGCGTGGCGGGCGTTCCTGGAACGCCTCTGACCGTTGCGGTGGAAGTGCCCCAGCATCCCGACGGTGCTGGGGCACTTCCGCGTCCGGGGAGTGTCGGCGACAGCGTCCGCCGGCGACAGCGTCAGCCGGCAACCTCGGCGACCGGGGCCTTGGCCGCGTCGAGGGCCAGGGCCGCGGCGCCGACGATGGCCGTGTCGTCGCCGAGGTGGGCGGTGCGGATGCGGGCCAGCGGGCGGTAGCGCGCGCCGGTGATGGCGCCCGCGTAGTGCTCGCGCGCCTCGTCGAGGAACAGCGGCGCCGACTCGGACACGCCGCCGCCGATCACGATGATCTCGGGGTCGAACACGTCCGCGACCAGCGCCAGGCCCTCGCCCAGCCACTTGGCCAGCTCGGCCATCGCCCGCAGCGCGATCGGGTCGCCGTCGCGCGCGGCTCCGGCGACGCGGCGGCCTGTGACCGAACCCGGGTCGCCCGCGACCTCGCGCGAAAGGACCGTGGAGCGGCCGGGGTAGCGAGCCAGCAGCTCGACGGCGGTGGCGGCCAGCGCCGTGCCGCTGCAGTAGCGCTCCCAGCAGCCGTACTTGCCGCACGGGCACGCGCGCCCGCCCGGCACCACGGTGAGGTGGCCCAGTTCGGGGGCGACGCCATAGGCACCGCGGTAGATCTCGCCGTCGAGCAGCAGCCCGGCGCCGATGCCGGTGCCGAGCGCGACCAGCGCCGCCACCTGCGCGCCGCGGGCCGCGCCGAAGCGGTGCTCGCCGACCACGGCCGAGTTCACATCGTGCTCCAGCGTCACCGGCAGGCCCACGCGCTTCTCGATGCGGTCGGCCACCGGCGCGTCGCGCCACGCGAGGTGCGGCGCGAACATCACCGACCGGCGGTCGCGCGCCACGAACCCGGCCACGGCCAGGCCCACGGCGGCGACGTCGTGGCGGTTGCGCAGGTCCTCGACGACGCCGGCGATGGCGTCCTCGAGGGCGTTCTCCTCACTCGGTGTCCCGACGCGTGCGGTGTCCAGGAGCGATCCCCGCTCGTCCACCACACCGGCGCGCACACTCGTGCCGCCGACGTCCACCCCTATCGTCAGCACTCAGTTCTCCTGCTCCGGCCGCCAGTCTTCCCGCTTGCGGACGGCGATGTGCTGCACCCGGGCGGCGGCTCCCGGGTCGTCCGCGGGCACGGTGGCGTCTCTGGGGCTGGGTGTAGGGCTGTGCGAGGGCCGGAAGCCCGGCATGTGCACACCCTCGTCGGGCTCCCAGCGGTCCGCCAGAACCGCCCGTAGCAACGCCACCAGCTGCGCCGCCTGCTCCAGCAGCCGGGCGGCGAACTCCGGCCGTTCACCTCGCACGACGGCGACGATCGCACACAACGGGCACCAGCCGCACCCCGGAATCCCCGCCGCACCCGGCTCGGAGTCGCGGGACGGCTCGTGGACCTCGTCTCGGCCGTGCCCGGCGGTCACCAAGCCGTCCAGCCACGGCGCGGCCCGCTCGACCACCAGCTCCACGAGCAGGCGGATCTCCTCGGCCAGCCGCAGGCCTTCGGCGGCGTACCCGGGCTCGTCCTCTTCACTCACTCGCGACCCCGGTTCCCGGCCAGGCTGATGACCAGGCCACCTCCGTCGGACTCGGCGCCGGTGATCCGGCACGGCCGCAGTGTCTCCGGCAGGGCGATCAGCCGGCGGAAGCCGTCGACGGTGATCGCGAGGTCGTCGTCGACGCGGGCGAGGTCCACGTCGGACTCGCGCTGCAACGGGATCGCGATCCGCAGCCGGAAGCCGTCGGCGTCCGGCGTCACCTGCAGCAGCGGCGTCACGGGTTTTCCGGTGCCGGACAAGGGATCCCGCGTGCCGTAAAGCTCGCGGGCCAGCTCGGCGAGCGCCTCGGCGCCCACCGGTTCACTCGCCCGGTGCTCGACGCGCGCCAGGTCGGCCGGCCCGAACCCGGCGGCCGCGAGCTCGGCCAGCACGGCGTCCTGCTGGGCGCGCCGCGTGCGCAGCCAGCCGGCCGCCGAACCGCGCCAGAACCCGGGCGCGGGCATGAGGCAGTTGGCGATCAGGCCGTCGACGGCGATGCCGCGCAGGGCCAGCGACGTGAGCGTGCGGCGAGCCTCGGCGACCACCACGCGCTCCGGCGTGAGGACCAGCCGCACGGTGGTCACGGACGGGTCGGTGAGCAGCTCGCGCAGCGAGTCGAGGTGCGCGCCCAGGCGCCGCACGGAACCAGCGCCGCGCCGGCCGTAGGCCTTGCTCAGGTAGCCCGCGACGGCCTCGGGCAACGCCAGCAGGCGCAGCGTCTCGGCGGTCGGACCACAGTCGACCACCACCGTGTCCCACGGCCCCTGCCCGCCCAGCCGCTGCACCTCGCCGAGGGCGAGCAGCTCGTCGACGCCCGGGAGCACGGTCAGCTCCTCGGCGTCGAGCGTGTCGAGCCCGGCGCCGGCGAGCAGCGTGCGCAGCTGGTCGCGCAGCTCGTGCCACGTCCGGTCGGCCAGCGCACGGGAGTCCACCTGGGCGGCCCACAGGCCCGCCGGTGAGCCGTCCCGGCGGACGTCCACTTCGGACGGTTCGCCGCCCAGCGCCGCGCCGAACGCGTCGCCGAGCGAGTGCGCCGGGTCGGTGGAGACCACGAGGGTCTTCCTGCCGCGCCCGGCGAGCGCGGTGGCGGTGGCCGCGGCGAGCGTGGTCTTCCCGACACCCCCCTTGCCGGTGAACAGCAGGATCCGCATGTCGCCTAGCCTTCGGCCCGTCGCTTCAGTTCCTTGAGCGCCGTGTCCATCACCATCTTCTCGGCCTTGCGCCGCAGCAGGCCGATCATCGGCAGCGCCAGCTCCACCGAGAGCGTGTAGGTGACCTTCGTGCGCCCGTCACGCAGCGCTTCGAGCGCGTAGCGGCCGTTCTGCGCCTTCTGCATCTGGCCCTTGACCAGGTGCCAGCTCACGCCGAGCCCGGTCGCGTCCCAGTCGTACTCGAGCGTGTAGACGTCCTTGATCGGCCCGGCGTCCAGGGTCAGCTTCACCTGCTTGGCCCGCCCGGCGTCGTCGGTGCCCAGCACCTCGACCTCCTGGACGGCCTTCGCCCACTCCGGGTACGCGGGGAAGTCGGCGATCACCGTCATCACCCGTTGGGGCTCGGCGTCGACCTCGATGGACTGCGTGGACTGCTCGGCCATGGGACGAAGCGTAGCCGGACTACGTCATCACCAGCGCAGCACGTAGGGCTGCCCGGTCTCCTTGAAGTGACCCACGTTACGGCACTCGGTGTGACCGAGCCGCCGCCGCGAGGCCAGCGGCTGGTGCACGTGGCCGAACACCGACCAGCGCGGCCGCTGCTCGTGGATGAGCTCCAGCAGCGCCCGCGAGCCCAGCTCGGCGCGCCGCGCGACCACGTCGTAGGTCAGCTCGGCCACGGCCGGCGGGATGTGCGTGCACAGCACGTCGACGTCCGAGAGCTTGGCCACGCCCTCGTCGAACTCCTCGCGGGCCCGCAAGTAAGGCCGCCAGGCGGCGCCCTTGCGGGGCCGCGGCGCCACGCCTTCGGGCAGCACCGCTCCCCCGACGAACCCGAAGCGCAGGCCACCGATCGTGGTGACCTCGCCGTCGAGCACCTGCACGCCGTCGCCGACGAACTCCGGCCACAGCGCGGGCGAGTCGACGTTGCCGGGCGTGGCGTAGGTCGGCGCGGTCATCGAGGCGAAGAGCGTGGCGTACTGCTCGCGCACGGCTTCGTCCACGGCCGAGGCCGGGTCGTCGAGCGTGGCCCACAGCGTGCGCGAATAGGCCACCGTCTCGTCGCGGCTGCCCTCGCGGCGCAGGCGCGCGAACTGCGCCACCTTCTCCGCGCCGAACAGGGCGCCCATGATGCCCTTGTCGTGCTCGCGGTAGTCGACGAAGTCCAGCAGGTCGCCGAGCACGACCAGCGCGTCGGCTCCCTCACCCGCCCGCTTCAGCGCGTCGGCGTTGCCGTGCACGTCCGAAACGACGTGAACCCGCACAAGACCCTCCTAGTCAGTGGTCCCGAGGTCTGCAGACCGTGGCGGGATCCCGGGCTCGCGCCCGTCCTCGAGGACGTGCTTGAGCTCCAGTGCGAGGTGCTTCGCCGCGCGGGCCCGCCGGTCGAACTCCCGGCGCAGCTCACGCGGAGCCAGGGTCCGCGGCGCACCACCGGGGCCGGAGGGCGTCGCGCGCAGGAAGTAGTGCAGCACGGTGCCGTCGAGCACGGGTTCCAGCCAGACCTCCATCGTACCGACGAGCGCACCCGTCACGGTCCAGCGCAAACCCTTGTCGCCACGGTCGGTGTACACCTGAAGGGACAGGTCCGGCCAGTACCGCCGCCAGGCGGCCGGGTCGGCGAACGCGGCGGCGATCGTGCTCGGCGGCACCACGATGAAGGTCTCGTCCACGAGATCGAGAGCGGGTGGTCCGGGGTTCACAGGCGCAGAATGTCACGACCTCGTCCGGCGGGTCGGCGCGGCGTGGTCTTAAGGTCTACGGCAAGCTAAGTTGACCGGCGGGTAACCCCGCACGCGTCGAACACGGAGGTCCACGTGCGCGAATACAGCGCCCCCGCCGGGAAGCCGGTGACCGACGACGAGAACCTGGCCGACGTCGTCTGGGCGAACGCCGAGCGGTTCTCCGACGTCGTGAGCTTCCGCCGGCAGGTCGAGGGCACCTGGCTGGACGTGACGGCCAAGGACTTCGCCGACCAGGTCGCGGCCGTCGCCAAGGGCCTGATCGCCGCCGGCATCGGCCACGGCGACCGCGTCGCGATCATGTCGAAGACCCGCTACGAGTGGACGCTGATCGACTTCGCGATTTGGGCCGCGGGCGCCGTCACCGTGCCGATCTACGAGACGTCGTCACCCGAGCAGGTGTATTGGATCCTGTCCGACTCGGCCGCCACGGCCGTGCTCGTGGAGACCGACACCCACGCCGGCGCCGTCGACGAGATCCGCGGCCGGCTCACCGCCCTGCGGCACACCTGGCAGATCGAAGGCGCCTCCCCCGCGGTCGACGAGCTGACCGCGCTGGGCGCCGAGGTCACCGACGAGGACCTGCACGCGCGCCGCCGCGAGGTCAGCGCCGCCGAACTCGCCACGATCGTCTACACCTCGGGCACGACGGGCCGGCCGAAGGGTGTCGAGCTGACGCACCGGAACCTCCTGGCCGAGATCCGCGCCGACATCGAGGCGTTCCCCGAGCTCATGGAGCAGGGAAACTCGCTGCTGTGTTTCCTGCCGCTGGCCCACATCCTGGCCCGCGCGCTCGCCGTGACCGCGCTCTCGGCACGCGTGACGCTGGGCCACACGTCGGACGTGAAGAACCTCGTCGCCGACCTCGGCACGTTCCGGCCGACGTTCGTGGTCGCCGTGCCGCGCGTGTTCGAGAAGGTCTACAACTCGGCCAAGCAGAAGGCCCACAGCGACGGCAAGGGCAAGATCTTCGACGCGGCCGAGGCCACCGCGGTCGAGTACAGCCACGCCGTGGACAAGGGCAGCGTCGCGTTCGGCCTGCGGGCCAAGCACCTGGTGTTCGACAAGCTCGTCTACAGCAAGCTGCGCGCGGCGCTGGGCGGGCGCTGCGTCGCGGCGGTCTCGGGCGGCGCCCCGCTCGGCGAGCGGCTGGCGCATTTCTTCCGCGGCATCGGCGTGCCGGTGTTCGAGGGCTACGGCCTCACCGAGACCTCGGCCGCGGCAGCCGTGAGCACCAAGACGGCGTTCCGCGTCGGCACGGTCGGCAAGCCCGTGGCGGGCACCTCGGTGCGCATCGCCGACGACGGCGAGATCCTGCTCAAAGGCAGCGTCGTGTTCGGCGCGTACTACAACAACGCCGCCGCGACCGCCGAATCCCTCACCGACGGCTGGTTCCACACCGGCGACCTGGGCGAGCTGGACGACGAGGGCTTCCTCAAGATCACCGGCCGCAAGAAGGAGATCATCGTGACGGCCGGCGGCAAGAACGTCGCGCCGTCGGGGCTCGAGGACACGATGAAGGCGTCGCCGCTGATCAGCCAGGCCATGGTGGTCGGCGACCAGCGCCCGTTCATCGCCGCGCTGGTCACCATCGACGAGGAGTTCTTCCCGTCCTGGAAGACCCAGCACGGCAAGCCCGCGCAGGCCACCGTCTCCGACCTGGCGGCCGACGCGGACCTGCTCAAGGAGATCCAGACGGCGGTCGACGAGGCCAACAAGCAGGTCTCCCACGCCGAGGCGATCAAGAAGTTCACCGTGCTGGCCAAGGACTTCACCGAGGCGAGCGGCGAGATCACGCCCTCGCTGAAGCTCAAGCGCAACGTGGTGAACAAGAACTACGCGTCCGACATCGAGGCGCTCTACCAGCGCTGAGCCCCTCCCCCACCGCACCGCCCCAATGTGGCGTTCGGTGCGCTCAACGCACCCAATGCGGCGTTCGGTGCGCTCAACGCACCCAATGCGGCGTTCGGTGCGTTGAACGCAACCAACGCCACATTGGGGTGCTCGGGTCAGTTCTGGGGGAAGGCCTGCTGTTGCTGCTGCTGGTATTGGGGCTGGCCCTGCGGCTGCTGCGGAGCGTGCTGGGCCTGCTGCTGGCCGGGCTGCTGCGGGGCGCCGTCGGGGACCACGTACACGGCGGTGCCGTACGCGGCGATCTCGCTGGCCGTCTGGGCGATCTCGTTGCAGTCGAAGCGCAGCGCGAGCACGGCGTTGGCCCCGTGCGCCATGGCTTCCTGCGAAAGGCGGCCCAGCGCCTCGTAGCGGGAGTCGGACAGCAGCTTCGACAGGCCCTTGAGCTCACCGCCCGCCATGGATTTGAAGCCGGCACCGATGTTGGAGAACATGTTGCGGCTGCGCACGGTGAGGCCGAAAACCTCGCCGAACACGCGAACCACGCGGTAACCGGGCAGATCGTTCATCGTGGACAGCATGATCGGGAACTGCATGGGGGGTGCGGGTTGGGTCATGCGCCGGATCGTAGCCATCGGTGGCGCCGCGCACTCGCGAATCAGCCTGTGATTCGCGAGTTCCAGTCGATGTGGTGGTGGTACAGCCAGCCGCGTTCCTCGCCGACGTCCTGACCGGCGCTGGCCGCCACGAGTTTCTCGACGCGGGTGCGCCGCAGCTTCTCGTAGGCGGCGAACGCGGCCGGCGCGTCCGGCAGGTCACGCAGGCACAGCGCGAGCACCACGCTGTCCTCGATCGCCATCGACGCGCCCTGCCCGGCGGCCGGGGAAGCCGCGTGGGCCGCGTCGCCGACGAGCACCATCGCCTCGGTGGACCAGACGCGGGTGGTGGGCACGTCGTAGGAGTGGCCGCCGAAGACTTCGTCGCCGGTCGCGGCCACGATGTCGGCGCACGGCAGCGGGTCGCCGTCGAAGGCCGCGTGGGCGAACTCGCGCCAGCCGGCCGGCGTGACGGCGGCGATCTCGTCACGCGGGCGTTCGGTGTCGGGGATGCGGGCGAACCAGAAGGTGGCGCCGTCGGGCGCGGTGGTGAAGCCGAAGGCGGCGCGGCTGCCGCGGATCATGCGGTAGATGCCGGGCGCCGCGGGCAGGCCCTCGGCGCGGGTGTAGCCGTAGACCACGGTGAGGCCGGTGAAGCGGGGGCGGTCGGCGGCGGGGTCGATCAGGGTGCGGACCTCGGAGCGCACACCGTCGGCGCCCACGAGCACGTCGCCGGTCGCGGTGGACCCGTCGGCGAAGGTGGCGACCACGCCGGAGGCGGCGGTTTCGGCGGAGACTGGTCCGGCCGAAACGAGGCGGCGGCCGTGCTCCACGGTGATCCCGCGGCGGTCGGCTTCCTCCTGCAGCGCGCGGTAGAACGCGGCGCGGGTGAGCGTGCGCGGCCCCGCGAGCTCACCGGTGTCGAACTCGCGGGTGCCCGTCGTCGTGCCGTCCGGCCCGACCAGCTCGACGCCGAGGGCGGCGAACGACGCGTCGTTGACGGGGCCGGCGGCGTCGATCGCCTTCAGCGCGTCCATGCCGTTGTGCATCACCGTGAGAAAGGCGCCGGCGTCGGCTCCTCCGGAGGGATAGGCCTCGAAGACCACGGGCTCGTGGCCGGCGCGCTGCAGCGCCATCGCCGTGACCGTGCCCGCGACGCCACCGCCGGCGATGAGAACGCGCATCTAAATCCCCCCAGTGCCCGAGTCCGTGCCACCGCCGACCGTACCGGGCGGCAGTGACACGGAAGCGGGAACTCGGGTGGCTCAGGCGGTCTGGGCGACGGCGAGGCGCAGGCAGACGACGAGCGCGCGCACCGCTTCCTCGACCTCTTCGAGCACCGGGAAGGTCGGGGCGATCCGGATCGTCGCGTCCTTCGGGTCGTCGCCGTAGGGGTGCGTGGCGCCGGCCGGGGTCAGCGCGACACCGGCCTCCTTGGCCAGGCGCACGATCTCCTTGGCGGTGCCCTCGGGCACGGTCAGCGAGACGAAGTACCCGCCGGTCGGCTTGGTCCAGGTCGCCAGGCCCGAGTCGCCCAGCTCCTCGGTGAGGATGCGGTCGACGGCCGCGAACTTCGGCGCGATGATCTCCGCGTGCTTGCGCATGTGGGCGCGCACGCCGTCGGCGTCCTTCAGGAACATCGCGTGGCGCAGCTGGTTGACCTTGTCCGGGCCGATCGTGCGCTTGGCCAGCACACCCGACCACCACGCGATGTTGGCCGCCGACGCGCCGAAGAACCCGACACCGGCGCCGGCGAGCGTGATCTTCGAGGTGGAGCCGAACACGAACGCGCGGTCGCCGTTGCCGGCCTCGGCGCACAGCGCCAGGATGTCGGCGACCTCGGCCTCGGTGTCCGTGAGGTGGTGCACCGCGTAGGCGTTGTCCCAGAAGATGCGGAAGTCCGGCGCGGCAGTGGGCATCGCGGCCAGGC
The sequence above is a segment of the Amycolatopsis sp. 2-15 genome. Coding sequences within it:
- a CDS encoding aminotransferase class I/II-fold pyridoxal phosphate-dependent enzyme — its product is MTTAPVDVDTARRDYAALVERGLSLDITRGKPSPRQLDLSADLLTLPNGEYKAEDGTDTRNYGGLKGLTELRRIFAGALQVPVDQLLAAGNSSLELMHDAVVQALLSTLPGGERRWADEPRIAMLCPVPGYDRHFALAERFGIELIQVPMTDEGPDMDVVERLVAEDAGIKGIWCVPKYSNPTGVTFSDEVARRLAAMPTAAPDFRIFWDNAYAVHHLTDTEAEVADILALCAEAGNGDRAFVFGSTSKITLAGAGVGFFGASAANIAWWSGVLAKRTIGPDKVNQLRHAMFLKDADGVRAHMRKHAEIIAPKFAAVDRILTEELGDSGLATWTKPTGGYFVSLTVPEGTAKEIVRLAKEAGVALTPAGATHPYGDDPKDATIRIAPTFPVLEEVEEAVRALVVCLRLAVAQTA
- a CDS encoding DUF397 domain-containing protein; the encoded protein is MNEGVWRTSSYSGQQGECVEVCTVWRTSSYSGQQGQCVEVRTLSEEAGVRDSKDRDGGSLLIAGAAWRAFLERL
- a CDS encoding FAD-dependent monooxygenase, whose protein sequence is MRVLIAGGGVAGTVTAMALQRAGHEPVVFEAYPSGGADAGAFLTVMHNGMDALKAIDAAGPVNDASFAALGVELVGPDGTTTGTREFDTGELAGPRTLTRAAFYRALQEEADRRGITVEHGRRLVSAGPVSAETAASGVVATFADGSTATGDVLVGADGVRSEVRTLIDPAADRPRFTGLTVVYGYTRAEGLPAAPGIYRMIRGSRAAFGFTTAPDGATFWFARIPDTERPRDEIAAVTPAGWREFAHAAFDGDPLPCADIVAATGDEVFGGHSYDVPTTRVWSTEAMVLVGDAAHAASPAAGQGASMAIEDSVVLALCLRDLPDAPAAFAAYEKLRRTRVEKLVAASAGQDVGEERGWLYHHHIDWNSRITG
- a CDS encoding YbjQ family protein produces the protein MTQPAPPMQFPIMLSTMNDLPGYRVVRVFGEVFGLTVRSRNMFSNIGAGFKSMAGGELKGLSKLLSDSRYEALGRLSQEAMAHGANAVLALRFDCNEIAQTASEIAAYGTAVYVVPDGAPQQPGQQQAQHAPQQPQGQPQYQQQQQQAFPQN
- a CDS encoding metallophosphoesterase family protein, with protein sequence MRVHVVSDVHGNADALKRAGEGADALVVLGDLLDFVDYREHDKGIMGALFGAEKVAQFARLRREGSRDETVAYSRTLWATLDDPASAVDEAVREQYATLFASMTAPTYATPGNVDSPALWPEFVGDGVQVLDGEVTTIGGLRFGFVGGAVLPEGVAPRPRKGAAWRPYLRAREEFDEGVAKLSDVDVLCTHIPPAVAELTYDVVARRAELGSRALLELIHEQRPRWSVFGHVHQPLASRRRLGHTECRNVGHFKETGQPYVLRW
- a CDS encoding polyketide cyclase / dehydrase and lipid transport; the encoded protein is MNPGPPALDLVDETFIVVPPSTIAAAFADPAAWRRYWPDLSLQVYTDRGDKGLRWTVTGALVGTMEVWLEPVLDGTVLHYFLRATPSGPGGAPRTLAPRELRREFDRRARAAKHLALELKHVLEDGREPGIPPRSADLGTTD
- a CDS encoding AMP-dependent synthetase/ligase, which translates into the protein MREYSAPAGKPVTDDENLADVVWANAERFSDVVSFRRQVEGTWLDVTAKDFADQVAAVAKGLIAAGIGHGDRVAIMSKTRYEWTLIDFAIWAAGAVTVPIYETSSPEQVYWILSDSAATAVLVETDTHAGAVDEIRGRLTALRHTWQIEGASPAVDELTALGAEVTDEDLHARRREVSAAELATIVYTSGTTGRPKGVELTHRNLLAEIRADIEAFPELMEQGNSLLCFLPLAHILARALAVTALSARVTLGHTSDVKNLVADLGTFRPTFVVAVPRVFEKVYNSAKQKAHSDGKGKIFDAAEATAVEYSHAVDKGSVAFGLRAKHLVFDKLVYSKLRAALGGRCVAAVSGGAPLGERLAHFFRGIGVPVFEGYGLTETSAAAAVSTKTAFRVGTVGKPVAGTSVRIADDGEILLKGSVVFGAYYNNAAATAESLTDGWFHTGDLGELDDEGFLKITGRKKEIIVTAGGKNVAPSGLEDTMKASPLISQAMVVGDQRPFIAALVTIDEEFFPSWKTQHGKPAQATVSDLAADADLLKEIQTAVDEANKQVSHAEAIKKFTVLAKDFTEASGEITPSLKLKRNVVNKNYASDIEALYQR
- a CDS encoding ArsA family ATPase, whose product is MRILLFTGKGGVGKTTLAAATATALAGRGRKTLVVSTDPAHSLGDAFGAALGGEPSEVDVRRDGSPAGLWAAQVDSRALADRTWHELRDQLRTLLAGAGLDTLDAEELTVLPGVDELLALGEVQRLGGQGPWDTVVVDCGPTAETLRLLALPEAVAGYLSKAYGRRGAGSVRRLGAHLDSLRELLTDPSVTTVRLVLTPERVVVAEARRTLTSLALRGIAVDGLIANCLMPAPGFWRGSAAGWLRTRRAQQDAVLAELAAAGFGPADLARVEHRASEPVGAEALAELARELYGTRDPLSGTGKPVTPLLQVTPDADGFRLRIAIPLQRESDVDLARVDDDLAITVDGFRRLIALPETLRPCRITGAESDGGGLVISLAGNRGRE
- a CDS encoding ROK family protein, yielding MDVGGTSVRAGVVDERGSLLDTARVGTPSEENALEDAIAGVVEDLRNRHDVAAVGLAVAGFVARDRRSVMFAPHLAWRDAPVADRIEKRVGLPVTLEHDVNSAVVGEHRFGAARGAQVAALVALGTGIGAGLLLDGEIYRGAYGVAPELGHLTVVPGGRACPCGKYGCWERYCSGTALAATAVELLARYPGRSTVLSREVAGDPGSVTGRRVAGAARDGDPIALRAMAELAKWLGEGLALVADVFDPEIIVIGGGVSESAPLFLDEAREHYAGAITGARYRPLARIRTAHLGDDTAIVGAAALALDAAKAPVAEVAG
- a CDS encoding SRPBCC family protein; translated protein: MAEQSTQSIEVDAEPQRVMTVIADFPAYPEWAKAVQEVEVLGTDDAGRAKQVKLTLDAGPIKDVYTLEYDWDATGLGVSWHLVKGQMQKAQNGRYALEALRDGRTKVTYTLSVELALPMIGLLRRKAEKMVMDTALKELKRRAEG